In Phycisphaeraceae bacterium, the sequence GTTTCGCTCGCTGCCGATCGAGCAGGCGGTCCGATCGTCCTTCGGTCTGGCGTGCTATCGGCTCGGCGCGTTCGATGCGCCTGGAAAGTTCCTGCACGGTTTTCGTGAACGAGTCATCGAGCCGTGGCAGGCAGCACTCAGTAGAAACGGCTTCACCTGGACACGGTGTTACCCGATCATTTTCATCTCCGGGCCGGGCAGCGCGACCAACTATCACATGGATTTTTCCCATGTGCTCGCCTGGCAGATTCATGGCCATAAACGGTTCTGCGGCCTGCGCGATCCAGATCGATGGGCGCCGCGACAGGTGAGAACACGCTACTTACCCAAAAATTTCCACCGACCGGCAGAGCTCGGCGAGCAGGACGCGCTGTGCTACGAGATGGGACCGGGGACCGTACTCTGGAATGCACTGCTCACGCCGCATTGGGTCGAAGCCGGCGACGACGCAGCGATGAGCATCAACGTGTCACACGGCGGACTACGGCTCAACGGCAAACTCGCTCCCAACGAGCAGGAACTGATGGATTTCATCGCCGCCAATCCCACGGAAGCACCGGCATTACCCGTCGGCGGATATTGAATCTCTGACAGCACGCATGAGCCGCCATGCCCGCAGGTACCTGCGAGGCTTCACGCTGCTTCCGCTTGCCGTCCACACATGAGTTGTGTTTTCTGCGCATCAAAAACCCCCGCGGATTGATCCGCGAAGGTTCGGGGGAAGGGAGGAAATCGTCTGAGTTAAGTCCGGGGTCCATGCAGCAGGAACACCCGCACTGCCTCGATCCGAAAGTTCAGTAGGTCGAGGCTTACCGGTTTATGTCTGGAGCAGACGCAAGACACTCTGAGCTGTCGAGTTCGCCAATGCGAGCGTCGAAGTCCCTGCGTTTACCAGAATCTGAGCGCGTGTCAGTTTGCTGGTTTCAGCGGCGAAGTCCGCATCACGGATGTTGCTCTCCGAAGCGGTGAGGTTTTCCAGTGCGATCTGCTGACTGCGCACCGCGGTATCGAGCGTGTTCTTTTCAAAGGCACCGAGTCGGCCACGCATGAGCGAGATTTGATCAATTGCCGAGTCGATAACTTGCGATGCGTTGTCCGCCTGCCCCGCGACGAGGCTGTTGGCCCCGCCGGTAACGATTGAGTTGAGGAATCCGGTGGCCTCAGAGCCGAGCCGACTTGCCGCCACGGATTGCACACCGAAGCCAACCTGCTGGCTGGAGTTGACCGATGGGCCGATCTGATAGCTCGCGCCACCGCCTGTGATGCTGAAGTTGTAGGTCGAAAGCTGCTGTGCCGCAGTCTGGGTGAGATTCAGCTCGATGTTGAGAGTCGTCGAGTGCATGGTGAGCTTGGTGCCGTCACCCAGAGCGAGGTTTCCGTTGACTAGAGCAAGCACATCCTGGCCGGTATCACGATTGACTGCCGAGCCGCCCTGTGCGGTGAAGCTCTGGAAGAAGGAGCCGCCGCTGAGCTTACGAACGCTGACAAACGCATCGCTACCGAAAGAAGTGCTGACGATATTGAGACCTGATGTCTGATTGCCCGCACTGGCCAGCGATGCGGATACTCCGATCGCATCCTTAACCTGGTTGATGGCAAAGGCGACCGCTGACAGCGCGGTACCTGAAACGAAGCTGAAGACTTCGACGCCCTTGTTGCCGGTGACCTCGAAGCTGACGCTGGAGAGGAGTTGACCCGGCGCGCCTGCGGTATTACCCGAAATAAAGAGTGAAGCGGTTTCTGCGCTGTTAAGCACTTCCACATTCACCGGGATATAGGCCTGCGTACCGAAGTTGGCTCCAAAGACTTTGACATCCTGAATCTGGGTCGAGTTGATGCCGCTGGTCGTGTAGTCCAGCGAGCCGTTGAGCAGTTTCAGGCCGGCGAAGCTCGCCGTGTTGGAGATTCGCGTGATGGACTCGACAGCCGAGTCAATCTGAAGCTGGTTGGCCTCGATCTCAGCGGGGCTGAAGGCGCCCGTATTGGCGGCCTGGACCACCAGACCCTTGATCGAGGTCAGCAGCGTCGAGATCTCCGCCAGTGATCCTTCCGTCGTCGAGATCACATTGGAAGCGCGCTCGATGTTGTCGATCGCCTGGGTGATTCCGCCGATTTCGCTGCGCAACCGTTCACTGACGATCAAGCCCGCCGGGTTATCCGCGGCACGATTGATCTGAAGGCCGGTGCTCAGCCGTTGCAGGCGAACCTGCATATCGGACTGCGCTTTGACAAGGTTGTGCTGGGCGACCAGTGCGCTGACGTTGGTGTTGATTCTTGACATGACAATCCTCCTTGATTGTCGGGATGCCTAGACGTTTAAGGGGTTCCCGTACCGGTGACTCGAGATCCTTCCCGAGTGCTGGTGCCGACGTGATTACCCCTGGTCCCTGTAACCCGGGTGTTGCCCGGTCCCGTGTGAGTAAGAGTTAAAGTTCCCGATCATCCGAACGCTTTATCCCTGCTGCGCTCCGGGGTACGGTCCCCCAGCCCGACGCAGATTTTTGTTCGCAACATTGAGATCATCGACCTGCACCCGAGCGGCCTCGGCGTTTTCCCGCTGGATCGCCTCGTAAACCTCTTTCCGGTGCACATGCACACTCCGGGGGGCATTGATGCCCAGACGAACCTTATCGCCCCGGATATCGACGACGGTGATTTCGATCTCGTCGCCGATCATGATCGTCTCGTCGCGCTGACGGGAAAGCACAAGCATTAAAAACTCCTTCCGTGGCTGCTTCTCGACACATCCTTGCGTCGAGTCCCGTTTTCAGGTTTGCCGTCAGTGTTTGCCGCCGTCTATGGATTCATCCGAATCCATCCAGTCAGCATCTTTTTGACACCCAAACCTCACGCACACCGGCCGGAGTTTTCGCTCTTACCGCGAAACCCCGACCTCTGAATCCTTCGTCAGACTTATCCCGCCATCGCTTCGACACCAGCCCGCAACTCCAGCAGCGGCACCCGTGTGGTGAAGCGACGGTCAGACAGCACAAGCTGTTCGCCGACCTTCCGATGCACATGAATGACCAGCGGCCCCTGAAGATTTCCCGTCAGCAGCGTGTCACGCTTGTTGACGATCACCAGCACCTGGGCGTGGTCCAATGACTCGAGGCCCAGT encodes:
- a CDS encoding flagellin, with the translated sequence MSRINTNVSALVAQHNLVKAQSDMQVRLQRLSTGLQINRAADNPAGLIVSERLRSEIGGITQAIDNIERASNVISTTEGSLAEISTLLTSIKGLVVQAANTGAFSPAEIEANQLQIDSAVESITRISNTASFAGLKLLNGSLDYTTSGINSTQIQDVKVFGANFGTQAYIPVNVEVLNSAETASLFISGNTAGAPGQLLSSVSFEVTGNKGVEVFSFVSGTALSAVAFAINQVKDAIGVSASLASAGNQTSGLNIVSTSFGSDAFVSVRKLSGGSFFQSFTAQGGSAVNRDTGQDVLALVNGNLALGDGTKLTMHSTTLNIELNLTQTAAQQLSTYNFSITGGGASYQIGPSVNSSQQVGFGVQSVAASRLGSEATGFLNSIVTGGANSLVAGQADNASQVIDSAIDQISLMRGRLGAFEKNTLDTAVRSQQIALENLTASESNIRDADFAAETSKLTRAQILVNAGTSTLALANSTAQSVLRLLQT
- the csrA gene encoding carbon storage regulator CsrA — encoded protein: MLVLSRQRDETIMIGDEIEITVVDIRGDKVRLGINAPRSVHVHRKEVYEAIQRENAEAARVQVDDLNVANKNLRRAGGPYPGAQQG